The following is a genomic window from Synechococcus sp. JA-2-3B'a(2-13).
AACCTGAAAGGGATCCCACTGGGAGAGGCGGATCGGATTGTAACCATCTTGACCCGCGAGCAAGGGTTGATCCGGGCGGTGGCCAAGGGATCCCGTAAGCAGCCTTCCAAGCTGGGCGGGCGGATGGAGCCTTTTGTCATCAACGACTTGCTGATGGTGCGGGGGCGTTGGTCTGCCCAAACAGAGACTTCCCAGCGTCTACAGCGCATCGTCCAAGCGGAAACCCTCCAGACTTTTCCCCGCCTCAGCCGCAGCTTAGCCCATCTCACAGCAGCGCAGTATTTGGCGGAGGTGGCCTTGCTGTTGGCCTTGCCCGATCAAGCCCAGGAAGAGCTGTTTGTGGTGTTGGTCGAACACTTGGAACGCATCGAGCGGGCTGCTTCGGAACAGGCCGTTCTGCCCTTGCTCACCCACGGGTTGTACCACCTCCTGGCGTTGGCGGGGTTCGCCCCTCAGGTGCAGGCTTGTTACTTCTGTCAAGGGGGGTTGGTCGGCAGCGTTTTTTTCAGCCCCCAATGGGGTGGCTTGATCTGTGATCCCTGCCGGGTGGCCCAGCGGCCCAGCCCGATTGCCTGGGTCTCAGCCTCTGCCTTGCGTGCCTTGGGATCCCTGCCCAGCTCCACACTGCCTCTGCCGGAGGATTCCCTGCCTTTGGCTGCTTGGCTGGAGGCAGAACGTCTGTTGCGGCGTGTTTTGGAGCATCATACGGATCGAGAAATCCGTTCCGCCGAGCTATTGGCCAGTTGCTACGCTGTTCCCACCGCAAACGGTCAAGGATCCCCAGCTTTTCCTGAGGGACATCCCGAAAAATGGGCATCGGCCTGAAAAAGTTGTGAAGGTATGTATCAAGTCCGGCCCAATAGCCGCAAAATAGAGCATCGAGGCGGGTTGGCAGCCGATTTTGGATGATAAATTAGGTTATGGAAAGTAACTTCTTACGAAGGCCTCTCAGGTTTGAGCAATGGTTTGGGGGGAGGAGTGCCTTGCACCAGGTACTGGACAGCATCATCAGGTGGGATTGAAGTTGGAGCTTTTAACAAGATTGAATCGACTGCTGAGAGGGCCTTCTGCTTGGTGCTTGTTTCCCGGAGCTGCATCCCTGGGGTGCGGCTTTGGTTAATTGCAGATGATTGCTTGTGAGTGTTCAATTTCACTCGGTGAGTCTGCCTAACTGAGGAGCAGCCCCTGAGGTTCCTGTATCCGCCCAACTCAAGTTAGCGCCCACCTCAGTTCTTTTTCAGATTTCTCTTTTACCGAGTACCGTTAGAAGTTCAGGAGTTGCAGCACCGTGGAAGCACAGCGTAAGGAACGGATTCTGGTGGTCGATGATGAGGCCAGCATTCGACGCATCTTGGAAACCCGTCTGTCCATGATTGGATACGACGTGGTCACAGCTTCGGACGGCGAGGAGGCGCTGGAGGTTTTCCACAAGCAGGATCCCGACCTGGTGGTGCTGGATGTGATGATGCCGAAGCTGGATGGCTATGGGGTCTGCCAGGAGCTGCGCAAAGAATCGGACATCCCCATCATCATGCTGACGGCGCTGGGAGATGTAGCCGACCGTATCACAGGGCTGGAGCTGGGGGCAGACGACTATGTGGTCAAGCCCTTTTCGCCCAAGGAGCTGGAAGCTCGCATTCGGTCGGTGTTGCGCCGGGTGGCGCGGTCGGCCCACGATGGGATCCCCAGTTCCGGGGTGATTCAAGTGGGGGACATCCGCATCGATACCAACAAGCGGCAGGTCTACAAACGGGACGAGCGCATTCGCCTGACGGGGATGGAGTTTAGTCTGCTGGAGCTGCTGGTCAGTCGGTCGGGGGAGCCTTTTTCCCGCTCCGAGATTTTGCAAGAGGTGTGGGGCTATACCCCGGAGCGCCATGTGGATACGCGGGTGGTGGATGTCCACATCTCGCGGCTGCGGGCCAAGCTGGAGGATGACCCCAGCAACCCAGAGCTGATCCTGACGGCCCGAGGCACCGGCTATCTGTTTCAGCGCATCGTTCAGGGGGAGGAACAGGCACGGTCTTGAGAGGGGATCCCTCGCAACCTCTCTTCAAGAGCGGCCTGCACCCGCCTCAACACGCCAACCCAGTCTCCCGGTGTGTTTTGTCGAAACAAGCGCATCACCCCAGGGTACCAGGGGCTATCTTCTCGATGGAGCAGCCAGCGCCAATCGGCGGCAAAGGGGAGCAGCACCCATACCGGCTTGCCCATCGCCCCGGCCAAATGAGCAACGGCTGTATCAACGCTGATCACCAGATCCAACTGGGCAACGGCTGCGGCTGTATCGACAAAACTGCGGAAACGGGATCCCAGCTCCACCACCTGGTACTGCTCCAATAAGGCTCCCACCGGGTGAGGACTCTGTCCGAGTGGCGCGGACAGATCTTCCCCCACCTGCAGGCTAACCCACTGGATGGAAGGCCCATGCAAGTGCTGGAGCAGCAGATCCAGAGGACAACTTTTCAGCCTTTGTACGCGGTTGAGCTCAGGATGGGCACGCCGACCGCTGGCCCACACCAGCCCCACCTTCATCCGCTCCTGGGAAAGCTCCGGCCAGTCTTCCCGCCAGGAGAGGCTCAAAGGGATCTGCGGCCCGCCGGCATGAACGGGATAGACAAGATAGGGGATGCGGGCCGGGATCGTCTCCAGGGTGGTACCCAACCGCTGTGGCAAGCTGAGCAAGGGCAGATGGCAATCGAAAGAGGGCAAGGGATCCGTTTCCGAGATCACCTGCACCTGGGGAAGGGGGAAGCACCCTCTGAACAGCTCCACGAGGGATCCCTGGCAGCGAAGGCAGATTTGCGCTTGGGGATGGGCCTCGGCCAGCAGCGGCAAGTAGCGCACAAACTGAATCGTGTCCCCCAACCCTTGTTCGGCGTAGATCAGCAGGGTCTGATGGCTCAGGGGGGATCCCGTCCACAGAGGCGAAAGAAAGCGCGGGTAGGCCGCCTCTTGTCGCTGCAGCCGCCATTCGTATTCCCGCCACCCCTCCTCGTAGCGGCCCAGGGTCAGCAAAGCCGTGCCCAGGTTGTAGTGGATCTCCGGCCAGTGGGGGGCCAGTTGTAAGCTGCGCCGATAGGCTTCAATGGCCGCTTCCAACCGGTTTTGTTCCTGCAAGATGGTGCCCAAGTTGTTGTGGGGCTGGGCATCCCTCGGCAACAGCGAGATGGCCCGTTGCAGACAATCGGCGGCCTCCTCCAAGCGATCTTGCAGGTGCAGGCAATGGCCGAGGTTAACGAGAATTCGCCCCTCCTGGGGTGCGAGGGCAAGAGCTTGGCGAAACCAGCTTTCGGCTTCCCCAGCTTGGCCATCGAGCATCAGGGCATTCCCCAAAGCTGCCAAGGCATAGACCTGGGGAGGCTGGGCTGCTGCTGCCTGTTGCAACACCTCAATTGCCTGGGCCAATTTCCCCAGGGTGAGCCAACAACTGCCCAATCGGAAAAGCAATTGCCCATCACCGGGGGCAAAGGCCAGGCCCTGTTCGTAGGCTCGCGCCGCTTCCTCTGGGTTGCCAAGCTGCATCCAGGCATCGCCCAGATCCTGCCAGGCCGGCACCCAATCCCCCCGCAGGTGCAGAGCCAGTTGCAAGGGGGTCAAAGCTTGGCGGGGATCCCCCATCTGGAGATAAAGGGATCCCAGCAACGCCTGAGCAGCGAACAAACGCGGCTGGGTGCGGGTAAGCTGCCGGCAGAGGTGCAGAGCAGTCTTCAGATCCCCCGCCTGTCGGTAGCGTTGAACCAACGCCAGAGCCGCCTGCGAAGAGGATGGGATCTCGGATCCCCGCTCTGGATTCTGTGACTTAGCCGCTTGCCGATTGTCTTTCCCTCGCCCAAAGCCCCGTGGCACGTCTTTGCCTGATACATTTACGCTGAACACTGCTGAACATCACTGTTCAACTATGCAGCGATAGCATTCTGTTTGTTTCCAAACAGAGTGGCGGTATCCCGCAAAGCTTTGAGTAGAATACCCAAAGCGCAGTTTCCGTGTCGTCTTACTACCAATTTTCTGCTTTGCTTTGGCTACCATGTTGGCAGACTCGAAAGTAAACAGAAAGATCAACTGGTAGTAATCCGTACTGAACATATTATACATTATTTTCAGTATAGTTGAGCTTATTATTGACTAGAGTCATGCTCTTTTTTGCCTCTTTTGAGATCCTTTTCACTTCTTAGCGCCCTCCCCCCAGTGTCCAAATGACAGCAGTGGGACAGGATCCCTACCCAGGCTAACAAAAGGTTCCCACTGCCCCGGTTTTCACGGGCCATCCTTGGGGCTCAGTTGCGGCGAAACAGGCTGTCCAAGTAGATGCGCGCCGCCCGCCGGTCGCTCTCCCCGCTTTGGAGCAGGAATAACGAGAGCGCTGCCGTCACCACCCGATCCTGATCCCAGTCGGGATGGCGGGAGAGGTAGTTTTGGAGGGTGTCATGCAGCTCCTCGGGAATTTCACTCAAAATGCTAACGCTGTGAGAACTCATAGTCCAACCACTCACTCGGGGTCAAGAGGGGAGAAAACGGCATCCCGCAAAACCTGCGGCCACAGCCAGAACTTGGGCAGCTCGAACAGAGCGAACCCGCAACATCAAAACCCAACCTAGATAGGCCAAGAGCCTCAGCAGGCTCGCAAGCAGAAAAGCAAGCAATATAGGTTCATAGCTTGCCCCTATCCCAGCGGATGGGAGGGAGGGCATTCACAACTGTTCCTAAGCCTGTCGTGGGCCGTAGAACAGATGAAGTCTTTTCTTTCTAAGGAGAGCGCTCGGGAAAATCTCCACACCACTCGCCCTCAGGTGGGGCTATTCTGCCCTCTGCCCTATGGGGGATGTCAATCCCAAGCCAGGGATCCAACAGGACAAAAGCTCTCCATTGGCCTTGATGGGATCGGAAAAAACGGCGCGATCCCGTTACGTTTCTCAGGGTGTAATTGCCTGAACCTTACCGACCTCAACTTTTCCACAGAAACCCCCGATGCCGCCCCCTGAGGGAAAGGCCCTGTGGAAAACAGCCCACCCGCCTGTGGAAAGTCTGGGGAAAACCTGTGGATTTTTGGGAAATCTGAATTTGTCCAAAAATTTTTGTGTTTGTATAGAGCATTTCTCAGGGCCACTCGACTCGGTAGCGCAAAAACAGCTCCTTGGAACCGCGGCGGCATTCCAGCAGCTCCAACTGGGGCAGGGATCCCTGCACTTGCCAACCCTCAATGCTGGCAGGCGCATCGGCATATCCACTCAGCAGCACCGGAGCGAGGGTAACCCACAGCTCATCCAAGGCCCCTGCCTGGAGAAATGCCCCCAAAAGCCGCCCCCCGCCCAACAACCCCACCCGTTCAATGCCCAAGCTGCGCAGGCGCGCCAGCCGTGCCGGCAGATCCCAATCGGCAGCCACCCAGATATCCTCAAAGCCGGTTCGGTTCTGCCAAATTTGGGATCCCTTGGGAGTTGTCCACAGCCAACGGGTGAGGGGCTGGCGAAAAAACGGCAAATCCTCAGGAATATCCCCGCTGTCGGAACAGATGATCGTCAGGGGCTGGGGAGAGAGGCCCTGAGCGGTTCTGCGTTGGATCAACTCGGGATCCCGAATACGCAGACTGGTGCCGTAGGCCCGCAGAGTGGCGGCCCCCATGATCAAAGCCTGTTGCTGGGCAGCTTGGGTTTCCAAGTGCCGATAGTCCTCAGGGCTGCTGAAGGAGGGCCTCTGCGCTCGATGGGCTGCGATCTTTCCATCCAAGCTCTGGGCAAAGATAGCTACCAAATGGGGACGATTCAAAGACAAGATTGCTGAGAAAGGGTGGGCAAACCCTACAAATTGACCAGAATAGAGTCAGGCATCGCCGGGGGAACCGTGGCACCGGTCACCAGAGCGCCCACGCGGAATGGATATGCTAGGGACATTTCAATCCTCCACCATCCGGGTTGAAGTCGAGGCCAGTGCATCGACGATGCAGCGCTGTCTGACAGAAGTGGGGTTGCTGCAGCAGTGGATCTGGCCCCAGCAACTGCAGGGATCCCTTCCCGAAAGGCTGGAGCTGGGCAGCACCTTTGCCGCCCAATGGGGCCCCCTCTCGATCATGCACCAGGTGGAAACCCTGCTGCCGGAACGGCTGCGCCTGCTGATGTGGGGAGGAGCCGATGGCTACTGTGACTGGCTGTGGGGGAACGGCTGGGTGCAGTTGCGGGTAGAGGCCGTCTCTCTCCTGCCCTTGGGCTTGGGACAATTGCTGATGCTGCGGCGGCTGCAACAGTTTGCCCAAAGCCAAGAACAGCGCCCCTCTTAGGACTTAAAAAGCGACCTTCCGGCAAAATCCGTGGATCCTCGGCTTGACAAAATGCGTTTCGGTTGCGGCATGCTACTTCTCTAAGGATTTTCCACTACGATAGTTGTAGCAGAGCTTACTCTTCCCGTCCGAGAGGCCCAATGAATCCGCCGACCAGCCCCACCCCAACCGCCATCGAGCAGGAAAAGTTTGAGATCCGCTTGGGAGAAGCCCTCAATCGAGCAGGACTGCTCACCCCCGCCCAACTGGCTCAGGCCATGTGGGAAAAGGCCGACAACCCCTTGATGTTGGGGGAGCTGTGTATGCAGCACAGCTGGATTGCCCCCCAAGATCTCTATCCGTTGATCCCGGTCGAACTGGTGCGTATCGGCGAGATCTTGATGCTGCATGGGTATCTGGAGCTGGAGCACATCCATCAGGCTCTGATTCAGCAGCGGCAGCACCCGGAGCGCAAGCTGGGGGAGATCTTGGTGCAGCAGGGCTGGGTGCAACCCCACTGGTTGGAATGGGCCTTGGACAAGCAACAGCGGCTGCGGCGCCAGAAAGGAGCTGCCAACAGTTGGGAAGTGATGGTGGAGCAGTGGTCCACCATTCCCGATCAGCCCCCTCTTTATGTCTCCCCTCTACAGGTAGCCCAAGAGACCTACAGAGTTACCCAGCAATACAAAGCCCAGCTGGAGCGCTACCAAGAGCAAATTGCCATCTTAGAAGCGCAACTGGAGCAGCAGCGGCAGCAGCAACAGCTCCTGGTCGAACAATCGCTGCAGCAGGTTGCCGACCATCAAGCCCGCCAGCAGGAACAGCAGCAGCGCATTGCCCAATTGGAAGCCCAAATTCAACAGGAGACAGAACAACAAAAGGCTGCCCAACAGCGCATTCGGGAACTGGAGGAGCAACTCCAAGCCCAGCAAACTCAGGGATCCGCGCAACTGCAAGCCGCCCAAGCAGAGCTGGAGACCCTGCGGCGCCGCTGCCACGAGCTGACAGAATGGCAATCTCAAGCCAAACACAAGCTGCAAGAGCTGGGATCCCAACTGCAGGAGCAGCAGAAGATACAGCAGGATCAGGCACAGCAGCTCCAAGAGCAGGCCCACCTGCGTCATACTCTGCAGCAAATGGAAGCCCAAGTGGCTGCCCTGAACCAGTCGCTGCAGGAGCACCAACACCAACTCCAACTGGCCCAGTCCACGAAACAGCGCTTAACTGCCGACCTGGCCCACGTTCGCCAAGAAGCTGCCGAGGCCACCCACCGCCTGCAAGTGCAGCTCCAAGAAACCCAAGCCCAACTGCGAGAAACTCAAGATCGCTTGCAGCAAGCCCAAGCCCAAGTGAGCCAGCTCCAGGCCCAACTGCAGGCGGCCCAAGCGGAAAACCGTGCTCTAGCCGCAGCGGTAGCCGAAGCCCGACGAACTTCCCCACCTGCAGCCGCACCGACCCCAGCTTCGGAGAAAGCCCGGCCAGAGGCAGAGGATCTCAAGGCCCTGACCGTAGCCGACTGGGCAGCGGAGCTGAGTGCCCCAGAAAGCGAATTGCCCCCGCAGCAGTATTTGGGGGAAGAGGACTTGGAAGCTCTACAGCGGGCTACCCCCTGGGTACAGCGGGTATTGACCCAATTGCGGGCGGCTGGCCTAATCGACAATGCCGGCATCGAAACCGTCATTCACGCTTGGGAAAAGGAAGGGGGCACCTTCACGGATGTGCTAGCCCACCACAGCGGCCTCAAGCCGGAGACCGTCAAATTTTTCAGCGAAGGGGGCTACTCTGTTCAACTGGCGGGGGGACGCCACGTGGCCGATTACCTCAAGGCTTCTGGGTTGGTCAGCGCCGCCCAAATCGAACAGATCCAGAAGCACCTGCCGCCAGGGGGATCCCTGTGTCAGGCCCTTGCCCAAGCCGGGATTCTACGCCGGGCCACTGCCCTGTATTTCGAGCGCCACTTCGGCGGGCAAAAGCCCCGCCGCCCGCTGCGGGAAGAGCTTTAGAGGAACCATGCTCTATCGCTGACGCCAACGACCGACAAGGGATCCGAATACAGACACAAGCTGCCAACAAGATGCCAATTAGACTAGAAACTAGATAGAGATAGATCATCAGAAGCGACCGGTTTCTCACCCCTGAGAGACCCAAGTTACTCGGTAGTTGTGTCGATCTCTTCTGCTATGACTACGGAAGCTCCAACTCGACCTGCTCAGCAGTTCTCGCCCTCGAGAACCCAGGTTCGCCAGCCCTACCCCCACTTCAAGGTGATCGTCTTGGATGACGATTTCAATACCTTTCAGCACGTTACGGAATGTCTGCTGAAATACATCCCCGGCATGACTTTGCCCCTAGCGCGGCAACTGACCGTGCAGGTGGATGCCGAAGGGCAAGCAGTTGTTTGGGTCGGCCCTCAAGAACAGGCGGAGCTCTACCATCAGCAATTGCTGCGGGAGGGGTTGACCATGGCCCCCTTGGAGCCGGCCTGAAGCACCAGGCGTTCGTAGCTGCGCTCAACTGCTGCCAACAGC
Proteins encoded in this region:
- a CDS encoding DUF2811 domain-containing protein, giving the protein MSSHSVSILSEIPEELHDTLQNYLSRHPDWDQDRVVTAALSLFLLQSGESDRRAARIYLDSLFRRN
- a CDS encoding RibD family protein; this encodes MNRPHLVAIFAQSLDGKIAAHRAQRPSFSSPEDYRHLETQAAQQQALIMGAATLRAYGTSLRIRDPELIQRRTAQGLSPQPLTIICSDSGDIPEDLPFFRQPLTRWLWTTPKGSQIWQNRTGFEDIWVAADWDLPARLARLRSLGIERVGLLGGGRLLGAFLQAGALDELWVTLAPVLLSGYADAPASIEGWQVQGSLPQLELLECRRGSKELFLRYRVEWP
- the recO gene encoding DNA repair protein RecO; translation: MSGRTYRVTGINLKGIPLGEADRIVTILTREQGLIRAVAKGSRKQPSKLGGRMEPFVINDLLMVRGRWSAQTETSQRLQRIVQAETLQTFPRLSRSLAHLTAAQYLAEVALLLALPDQAQEELFVVLVEHLERIERAASEQAVLPLLTHGLYHLLALAGFAPQVQACYFCQGGLVGSVFFSPQWGGLICDPCRVAQRPSPIAWVSASALRALGSLPSSTLPLPEDSLPLAAWLEAERLLRRVLEHHTDREIRSAELLASCYAVPTANGQGSPAFPEGHPEKWASA
- the rpaB gene encoding response regulator transcription factor RpaB produces the protein MEAQRKERILVVDDEASIRRILETRLSMIGYDVVTASDGEEALEVFHKQDPDLVVLDVMMPKLDGYGVCQELRKESDIPIIMLTALGDVADRITGLELGADDYVVKPFSPKELEARIRSVLRRVARSAHDGIPSSGVIQVGDIRIDTNKRQVYKRDERIRLTGMEFSLLELLVSRSGEPFSRSEILQEVWGYTPERHVDTRVVDVHISRLRAKLEDDPSNPELILTARGTGYLFQRIVQGEEQARS
- a CDS encoding tetratricopeptide repeat protein; its protein translation is MPRGFGRGKDNRQAAKSQNPERGSEIPSSSQAALALVQRYRQAGDLKTALHLCRQLTRTQPRLFAAQALLGSLYLQMGDPRQALTPLQLALHLRGDWVPAWQDLGDAWMQLGNPEEAARAYEQGLAFAPGDGQLLFRLGSCWLTLGKLAQAIEVLQQAAAAQPPQVYALAALGNALMLDGQAGEAESWFRQALALAPQEGRILVNLGHCLHLQDRLEEAADCLQRAISLLPRDAQPHNNLGTILQEQNRLEAAIEAYRRSLQLAPHWPEIHYNLGTALLTLGRYEEGWREYEWRLQRQEAAYPRFLSPLWTGSPLSHQTLLIYAEQGLGDTIQFVRYLPLLAEAHPQAQICLRCQGSLVELFRGCFPLPQVQVISETDPLPSFDCHLPLLSLPQRLGTTLETIPARIPYLVYPVHAGGPQIPLSLSWREDWPELSQERMKVGLVWASGRRAHPELNRVQRLKSCPLDLLLQHLHGPSIQWVSLQVGEDLSAPLGQSPHPVGALLEQYQVVELGSRFRSFVDTAAAVAQLDLVISVDTAVAHLAGAMGKPVWVLLPFAADWRWLLHREDSPWYPGVMRLFRQNTPGDWVGVLRRVQAALEERLRGIPSQDRACSSP
- the clpS gene encoding ATP-dependent Clp protease adapter ClpS — its product is MTTEAPTRPAQQFSPSRTQVRQPYPHFKVIVLDDDFNTFQHVTECLLKYIPGMTLPLARQLTVQVDAEGQAVVWVGPQEQAELYHQQLLREGLTMAPLEPA